One window of Papaver somniferum cultivar HN1 chromosome 9, ASM357369v1, whole genome shotgun sequence genomic DNA carries:
- the LOC113312573 gene encoding uncharacterized protein LOC113312573 has translation MVRINRRLSRGGGGEGSRGGSRSSSSSSFSSSTNGRSGSGSTSNLTPRTTTTAIVLVKDPNNWFRASLIYIFGNNIGTTLRAVFREVYPQQGRRNNGAAPPPPPPPPPPTGDNETNIRANSINLKFPTFDGDDPGGWIFSVDQYFNLHTVADNLKLAIASAHLKGDANSWYRWKRTMVNVTTWTEFCDLVRARFSPTKFVDARMAISTIKQKGTVREHIPEFERLLNFVTDLPEDHLVNCFIHSLKPEISSMVKLLEPQTLIDAFTKALNQEEVLTTRQPYRPPMFRSSTAPSNTQIKRNPLPAGAKRLTWEKQKEKRAPELVISDTPIENEETIEFTEDDSDAVISFNSLMGSSLPRTMRVKGISKARSLTILIDSGATHNFLHPTLAKRCGYSLQTKDTTLCVTVGDGAQINTLGVCVDVPITMQDYSFTADFHVLLISGCDVVLGVQWLRTLGKIYWDFEKLTTGFNINGTEIQLCGNHSSTIMLLDSVPMQRLLAREYYGLFLQFSTQASSSLNAMITAPPEIQKLLSEFADVFKPPTSLPPVRLHDHKIPLISGSALVIVRPYRYPHFQKDEIEKKFSELRQDGFIRSSSSPFSSPVLMVRKKDGSWRMYVDYRALNK, from the exons ATGGTTAGGATTAACAGACGACTAAGTCGTGGTGGGGGCGGTGAGGGTAGTCGTGGTGGTAGtcgatcatcatcgtcatcatcgttttcttcttctactaATGGTAGAAGTGGTAGTGGGTCGACTTCGAATTTGACACCTCGCACCACCACAACTG CTATTGTTTTGGTCAAGGACCCTAACAACTGGTTCAGAGCTAG CCTTATCTACATCTTTGGCAACAACATTGGGACTACTTTACGTGCAGTGTTTAGAGAAGTTTACCCTCAACAGGGTCGCCGCAATAATGGTGCTGCTCCTCCACCACccccacctcctcctcctcctactGGTGATAATGAAACTAATATTAGGGCTAACTCTATCAATCTTAAGTTTCCAACTTTTGATGGAGATGATCCAGGTGGTTGGATTTTTAGTGTTGATCAGTATTTTAACTTACATACAGTTGCTGACAATTTGAAGTTAGCCATTGCTTCTGCTCATCTTAAAGGTGATGCTAATTCATGGTATAGATGGAAAAGAACAATGGTTAATGTCACCACTTGGACAGAATTTTGTGACCTTGTTCGTGCTCGTTTTTCCCCAACTAAATTTGTTGATGCCAGGATGGCAATCAGCACCATAAAACAGAAAGGTACGGTTCGAGAACACATCCCTGAGTTTGAACGTTTGTTGAACTTTGTTACTGATTTACCAGAGGATCACCTAGTCAATTGTTTTATTCACTCGTTAAAACCGGAGATCAGTTCTATGGTTAAGTTACTTGAACCTCAAACCTTAATTGATGCTTTCACAAAAGCACTCAACCAAGAAGAAGTTTTAACAACACGACAACCTTATCGTCCTCCTATGTTTCGATCTTCAACTGCTCCTTCAAATACTCAGATCAAACGGAATCCTTTACCTGCTGGAGCTAAACGACTTACTTGGGAAAAACAAAAGGAGAAAC GCGCTCCAGAACTAGTTATATCAGATACTCCTATTGAGAATGAAGAAACTATAGAGTTTACTGAGGATGATTCTGATGCTGTTATATCATTTAACTCTCTTATGGGTTCTTCTTTGCCTAGAACTATGCGTGTTAAAGGTATTTCTAAAGCTCGATCTCTTACAATTTTAATCGATTCTGGTGCcacacataattttcttcatcccACATTAGCTAAACGATGTGGATATTCTTTACAAACTAAGGATACTACACTTTGTGTTACGGTTGGTGATGGTGCTCAGATTAATACGTTGGGAGTTTGTGTTGATGTTCCCATTACAATGCAAGATTATTCTTTCACTGCTGATTTTCATGTTTTGCTTATCAGTGGATGTGATGTTGTATTGGGAGTTCAGTGGTTGAGAACACTAGGAAAGATTTATTGGGATTTTGAAAAACTCACTACGGGTTTCAATATTAATGGCACTGAAATCCAATTATGTGGTAATCATTCTTCTACTATAATGCTTTTGGATAGTGTGCCCATGCAACGTTTATTGGCTCGTGAATATTATGGTCTTTTCCTCCAGTTTTCTACACAAGCTAGTTCTTCATTGAATGCGATGATTACTGCACCACCAGAGATTCAAAAACTATTGTCTGAATTTGCTGATGTCTTTAAACCTCCAACTTCACTGCCACCAGTAAGATTACATGATCATAAAATTCCCTTAATATCAGGTTCAGCTCTAGTGATTGTTCGTCCTTACCGTTATCCCCATTTTCAgaaagatgaaattgaaaaaaaattctcAGAATTAAGACAAGATGGGTTTATTCGTTCTAGTTCAAGTCCATTTTCTTCTCCTGTGCTGATGGTACGTAAGAAAGATGGTTCATGGAGGATGTATGTTGATTATAGAGCTTTGAACAAATAA
- the LOC113310049 gene encoding uncharacterized protein LOC113310049: MGLLARTILCFLLLIHLSLSSGSYYAVGSGYEQKNENNVQGGGMMVRINRRLGRGGSRGGGRSPSSNGGGTASRRVPYTGGIYAAGAGSHNNNNHGSSSAPLINRNSVGLLSAFVVAIFLGVEL, encoded by the exons ATGGGTCTATTAGCTCGAACAATTTTATGCTTTCTTCTACTAATTCATCTTTCTCTGTCTTCTGGTTCGTATTACGCGGTCGGTTCGG GTTATGAGCAGAAAAATGAAAACAATGTACAAGGAGGCGGAATGATGGTTAGGATTAACAGGCGACTAGGTCGTGGTGGTAGCCGTGGTGGTGGTAGATCACCGTCATCTAATGGGGGCGGGACGGCTTCCAGGAGGGTACCTTACACTGGTGGCATATATGCAGCTGGTGCAGGGAGCCACAACAACAATAACCATGGCAGTTCTTCTGCACCTCTGATCAATCGCAACAGCGTTGGTCTGTTATCTGCATTTGTAGTTGCCATATTCTTAGGGGTAGAATTGTGA
- the LOC113312572 gene encoding uncharacterized protein LOC113312572, which yields MGFTASIADSSLFIKKSGASVAYVLIYVDDIIVTGSDSTMVDNLISDLGSEFAVKDMGNLSYFLGIEVLHQGQSLVLSQRKYVSDLLRCTKLDGIKPVSTPLAANVKIQKLGSEKFTDPTLYRSVVGALQYLHITRPDISVAVNKACQYMHEPYIEHWELVKIILRYLKHSIDYGLFFTPGGDYTLNAYSDADWAGSLDDRRSTSGYCIYFGGNLVSWNARKQKTVSKSSTEAEYRGVAIATSEIIWIQSLLVELGVATPTPSHWCDNIGATYLTANPIFHARTKHIEIDYHFVRERVARKQLHVKFVSSRDQLADIFTKGLPSPRFQFIRHKLHIRQLQYNLRDGVKHTAESLPQDSQLSQSITKSNNTSQ from the coding sequence ATGGGGTTTACTGCATCCATTGCAGACTCCTCTCTGTTTATTAAAAAATCTGGAGCCTCTGTTGCCTATGTGCTgatctatgtggatgatatcattgTCACAGGCTCGGACTCGACCATGGTGGATAATTTAATTTCAGATTTGGGCTCTGAGTTTGCAGTGAAGGATATGGGTAATTTATCTTATTTTCTGGGTATTGAGGTCTTACACCAGGGGCAGTCCTTAGTCTTGTCTCAAAGAAAGTATGTCTCTGATCTGCTGCGATGCACTAAGCTAGATGGCATCAAACCTGTGAGTACTCCTCTAGCAGCCAACGTTAAAATTCAGAAGCTTGGTTCTGAGAAGTTTACAGATCCTACACTCTATCGCAGTGTTGTTGGTGCACTGCAGTATCTTCACATTACGCGACCGGACATCTCTGTAGCTGTCAATAAAGCTTGTCAGTATATGCATGAGCCTTATATAGAACATTGGGAGCTGGTTAAAATAATCTTGCGCTATCTGAAGCACTCCATAGACTATGGGTTGTTTTTTACACCTGGTGGAGATTATACGCTTAATGCATATAGTGATGCTGACTGGGCAGGAAGTTTAGATGACAGGAGATCTACTTCTGGTTACTGTATCTACTTTGGAGGCAATCTTGTATCTTGGAATGCAcggaaacagaaaactgtttcaaAATCATccactgaagctgaatatcgtggTGTTGCAATTGCTACCTCTGAAATCATATGGATTCAGTCTTTGCTCGTTGAGTTAGGTGTTGCAACTCCAACACCTTCTCATTGGTGTGACAACATTGGGGCTACGTATCTAACTGCTAATCCTATTTTTCATGCTCGTACAAAGCACATTGAGATTGACTATCACTTTGTACGGGAAAGAGTTGCACGCAAACAGTTACATGTTAAGTTTGTCAGCAGTCGTGATCAACTagctgatatcttcaccaaaggaTTACCCTCACCAAGATTTCAGTTCATCAGACACAAGTTGCACATTCGTCAACTCCAGTACAACTTGAGGGACGGTGTTAAGCATACTGCAGAGAGCCTTCCTCAAGACTCTCAACTGAGTCAGTCAATAACCAAAAGTAACAACACCAGTCAATAG